One Camelina sativa cultivar DH55 chromosome 3, Cs, whole genome shotgun sequence genomic window carries:
- the LOC104778869 gene encoding uncharacterized protein LOC104778869, which yields MDEGEEKKFVCMFCNRAFASAQGRGGHIRIHYSNKKDSVDSDRYNGNKKKSLVGRQREKQKQQQQQQDCTICRKKFVSLKALEDHMACHSERDAILLDSQSDTDSETTRKRSNRVMIRSSDSESFSNEILSFGSDIGQDVSVAAYTFMMIKSEEYSSYEERHNFVMNSMHEDDFEVVKTKSSSGKKLITISYVKSQVSEKDKVADDDQLRSAEGVILYGSDGSDSDADISVDGSRRNTGFGSGLNNSMNRFRNGDEGGSKYETDSREDTKSKIHRFRDSKSPVVEKAGGEEKESKSHECPICSKVFKSVEALDCHVRSHYTGNREHNQVAEMPNKIDLRLVEYSDTDDE from the coding sequence ATGGATGAAGgggaagagaagaagtttgtgTGCATGTTCTGTAACAGGGCGTTTGCTTCTGCGCAAGGACGCGGAGGTCACATTAGGATCCATTATTCGAACAAGAAGGATTCAGTTGATTCAGATCGTTACAAtggcaacaagaagaagagcttggtGGGTCGTCAGAGAGAGAagcagaaacaacaacaacaacaacaagattgCACGATATGTCGCAAAAAGTTCGTTTCTTTGAAAGCTCTTGAAGATCACATGGCTTGTCACAGTGAGCGAGATGCGATTTTGCTAGATAGCCAATCTGATACTGACTCTGAGACTACGAGGAAAAGGTCCAACAGAGTGATGATAAGATCATCAGATTCAGAATCTTTTAGTAATGAGATCTTGTCTTTTGGTTCTGATATAGGCCAAGATGTTAGTGTGGCGGCTTATACTTTCATGATGATAAAGTCGGAAGAATATTCTAGTTACGAGGAAAGACATAACTTTGTGATGAACTCTATGCATGAGGACGACTTTGAGGTTGTTAAGACTAAGTCATCTTCAGGAAAGAAGCTTATAACGATCTCTTATGTGAAGAGTCAAGTTTCAGAGAAAGATAAAGTTGCAGACGATGACCAGTTGAGATCTGCTGAAGGTGTTATTCTCTATGGTTCAGATGGCTCTGATTCTGACGCAGACATCTCTGTTGACGGATCTCGTAGGAACACTGGATTTGGATCTGGATTGAACAACTCTATGAACAGGTTCAGGAATGGTGATGAGGGAGGATCAAAGTATGAAACTGATTCACGTGAAGACACAAAAAGCAAGATTCATAGGTTCAGAGATAGCAAATCTCCAGTGGTTGAGAAAGCAGGTGGTGAAGAGAAGGAAAGCAAAAGTCATGAGTGCCCAATTTGCTCCAAGGTGTTCAAATCAGTCGAAGCTTTAGATTGTCACGTGAGATCACATTACACTGGGAACCGAGAACACAACCAAGTAGCTGAAATGCCTAACAAAATCGATCTCAGGCTTGTTGAATATTCAGATACTGATGATGAATGA
- the LOC104776625 gene encoding zinc finger protein ZAT1-like yields the protein MDEGKEKKFVCKFCYKTFPSGKALGGHIRIHSNENSVDSDRFNRVKKKRLVDQREKQQVCCRRCRKKFVSLKALRAHMVCHCEGEKMLQDSQSDTDESETSSAPLRKRSRRVMAHKHKQQFFCKICDKGFASLKAISAHMACHSEGEKMLIDSQSDTDSETSSALKRSKRVMRRSNSESFSNGSLSFDSDIDQEVGEGAYLLMVLSRGSSFKKRRNLVMNSLGESSENNSGIVETKSSSGEELKNLNVKSQVIETDDQLRYANDNGVSLCDSDGSDSDYFMNGPKKSDSDISVEGSLRNTGFGSEFINTLHRFRNSDKKGSLYELSKSKKDLCSYETDLCADTNSKIHRYRDSKSPVVKKAGGEKKTSHECPICFRVFKSGQALGGHKRSHSYENQEHNQVSEIRNQINLNVPASDIDQWNQRT from the coding sequence atggatgaagggaaagagaagaagtttgtGTGTAAGTTCTGTTACAAGACGTTTCCTTCTGGGAAAGCACTCGGTGGTCACATTAGGATCCACTCGAACGAGAATTCAGTTGATTCAGATCGTTTCAATCGCGTCAAGAAGAAGAGGTTGGTGGATCAGAGAGAGAAGCAACAAGTTTGTTGCAGGAGATGTCGtaaaaagtttgtttctttgaaaGCTCTTAGAGCTCACATGGTTTGTCACTGTGAGGGAGAGAAGATGTTGCAGGATAGCCAATCTGATACTGATGAGTCTGAGACTTCCTCAGCTCCTTTGAGGAAAAGGTCTAGGAGGGTGATGgctcataaacataaacaacagTTTTTTTGCAAGATATGTGATAAAGGGTTTGCTTCTTTGAAAGCTATTAGCGCTCACATGGCTTGTCACTCTGAGGGAGAGAAGATGTTGATCGATAGCCAATCTGATACTGACTCTGAGACTTCCTCAGCTCTTAAAAGGTCCAAGAGAGTGATGAGAAGATCAAATTCAGAATCTTTTAGTAATGGGAGCTTGTCTTTTGATTCTGATATAGACCAAGAAGTTGGAGAGGGGGCTTATTTGTTGATGGTGTTGTCGAGAGGTTCTAGTTTCAAGAAAAGACGTAACTTGGTGATGAACTCTCTGGGTGAGTCATCTGAAAACAACTCTGGGATTGTTGAGACCAAGTCATCTTCAGGAGAGGAGCTAAAGAACTTAAATGTGAAGAGTCAAGTTATAGAGACAGATGATCAGTTGAGATATGCTAATGATAACGGTGTTAGTCTCTGTGATTCAGATGGCTCTGATTCTGATTACTTCATGAATGGTCCAAAGAAGTCGGACTCGGACATTTCAGTTGAGGGATCTCTTAGGAACACTGGATTTGGATCTGAATTCATCAACACATTGCACAGGTTCAGGAATAGTGATAAGAAAGGATCACTGTATGAGCTgagcaaaagcaaaaaggaCTTGTGTTCTTATGAAACTGATTTATGTGCAGACACAAACAGTAAGATTCATAGGTACAGAGATAGTAAATCTCCAGTGGTAAAGAAAGCAGGTGGTGAAAAGAAGACAAGTCACGAGTGCCCAATTTGCTTCAGGGTGTTCAAATCAGGCCAAGCTTTAGGTGGTCACAAGAGATCACATTCTTATGAGAATCAAGAACACAACCAAGTATCTGAAATCCGTAACCAAATTAATCTCAATGTTCCTGCTTCAGATATTGATCAATGGAATCAGAGAACCTGA
- the LOC104776626 gene encoding uncharacterized protein LOC104776626 encodes MGFKRPFEDEKFHELPLKHSRQLGYADKSTQFEEVGPRHAVFQKPVAMVNEGNLCKSQGCESSNGDMFDEESNFVYPSHDMDDTLWVTNGCGGREATHSPHSGKYFELDVPPRVFAPVATFYSFLMDQPARKQVPIGPGFQAEIPEWEGSQTGCVEPTGMSVQNHIIECADGEKPFGTCVVPMPALNTSAHIDDIVGKGRKFCVCQDRGSVRCVCQHIQEAREELVKTFGIERFKDLGLCDMGEEVAWNWSDEDAQLFHEVVYSNPVTSGRNFWKHLEAAFCSRTQKEIVSFYFNVFVLRRRAIQNRTFILDIDSDDDEWHGCYGGSSGAPYDEEDSAIESPFHQGTEKVYPLHHEEGEEDASNSSSKDEDDDAYVDTRESGTGLYSKVKYMDIISGNNVERLNGEDDLCISFELAHDAVNCAKKDETVPGEHQKSSDDAKVRDATKCTDVLRNGRNLQPTQSIMEEILGHGSWENKARNK; translated from the exons ATGGGATTCAAGCGCCCTTTTGAAGATGAGAAGTTTCATGAGCTACCGCTCAAACATTCTAGACAGCTTGGCTATGCTGATAAGTCGACTCAGTTTGAAGAAGTTGGTCCTCGCCATGCTGTTTTCCAGAAACCTGTTGCCATGG TGAATGAGGGAAATCTGTGTAAGTCACAAGGCTGTGAATCATCTAATGGTGATATGTTTGATGAAGAGTCCAATTTTGTTTACCCCAGTCATGACATGGATGATACTTTATGGGTTACAAACGGTTGTGGTGGAAGAGAAGCAACGCACTCTCCCCATTCTGGAAAGTATTTCGAGCTGGATGTACCTCCAAGAGTGTTTGCTCCTGTTGCGACTTTCTATTCTTTTCTCATGGATCAACCTGCTAGAAAGCAAGTCCCCATAGGACCAGGTTTTCAAGCTGAAATTCCTGAATGGGAAGGTAGTCAGACTGGGTGTGTAGAACCCACAGGCATGTCGGTTCAAAATCACATTATTGAATGTGCTGATGGTGAGAAGCCGTTTGGTACGTGTGTTGTTCCCATGCCTGCTTTGAATACATCTGCACATATTGATGACATAGTAGGGAAGGGTAGAAAGTTTTGTGTCTGCCAGGATAGGGGTTCTGTCAGGTGTGTGTGCCAGCACATCCAAGAAGCTAGAGAAGAATTAGTTAAGACGTTTGGAATTGAGAGATTTAAAGACCTGGGCTTATGTGATATGGGGGAAGAAGTTGCATGGAACTGGAGTGATGAAGATGCACAACTTTTTCATGAG GTTGTTTATTCCAATCCTGTTACATCAGGTCGGAACTTTTGGAAGCACTTGGAAGCTGCGTTTTGTTCCCGAACTCAGAAAGAGATAGTTAGCTTCTACTTTAATGTTTTTGTCCTCCGAAGAAGAGCCATCCAGAACAGAACTTTTATATTGGACATTGATagcgatgatgatgaatggCATGGATGTTATGGTGGCTCTTCGGGTGCTCcatatgatgaagaagactctGCTATCGAGTCTCCTTTCCATCAAGGGACTGAGAAAGTGTATCCACTCCATCATGAAGAGGGTGAAGAAGATGCCAGTAATAGCAGCagcaaagatgaagatgatgatgcctATGTTGATACTAGAGAAAGTGGCACTGGACTGTATTCAAAAGTTAAATATATGGATATAATTTCTGGGAACAATGTGGAGAGATTGAACGGGGAAGATGACTTGTGCATTTCCTTTGAACTTGCACATGATGCAGTCAACTGTGCAAAGAAAGATGAGACTGTTCCTGGAGAGCATCAGAAGAGTAGTGATGACGCTAAAGTTCGGGATGCTACGAAGTGCACAGATGTTTTAAGAAATGGCAGAAACCTTCAACCAACCCAAAGCATCATGGAGGAGATATTAGGTCATGGATCCTGGGAAAACAAGGCAAGAAACAAGTGA
- the LOC104776627 gene encoding UDP-glucose 6-dehydrogenase 1 isoform X1, protein MVKICCIGAGYVGGPTMAVMALKCPEIEVAVVDISEPRINAWNSDRLPIYEPGLDDVVRQCRGKNLFFSTDVEKHVFESDIVFVSVNTPTKTQGLGAGKAADLTYWESAARMIADVSKSSKIVVEKSTVPVRTAEAIEKILIHNSKGIEFQILSNPEFLAEGTAIKDLYNPDRVLIGGRDTAAGQKAIEALKAVYAHWVPVEQIICTNLWSAELSKLAANAFLAQRISSVNAMSALCEATGADVTQVAHAVGTDSRIGPKFLNASVGFGGSCFQKDILNLIYICECNGLPEAANYWKQVIKVNDYQKIRFANRVVSSMFNTVSGKKIAILGFAFKKDTGDTRETPAIDVCNRLVADKAKLRIYDPQVLEEQIRKDLSMARFDWDHAVPLQQIKAEGISEQVEVVSDAYEATKDAHGLCVLTEWDEFKSLDFKKIFDNMQKPAFVFDGRNVVDAVKLREIGFIVYSIGKPLDSWLKDMPAVA, encoded by the exons ATGGTGAAGATATGTTGCATTGGGGCTGGCTATGTGGGTGGTCCGACCATGGCAGTGATGGCTCTTAAGTGTCCTGAGATTGAAGTAGCTGTTGTGGATATCTCTGAACCAAGGATCAATGCTTGGAACAGTGATCGGCTTCCTATTTACGAGCCAGGCTTGGACGATGTGGTGAGACAATGCAGAGGGAAAAACCTGTTTTTTAGCACAGATGTGGAGAAACATGTCTTTGAGAGTGACATTGTGTTTGTCTCAGTCAACACGCCAACCAAAACACAAGGTCTTGGCGCTGGCAAAGCTGCTGATCTTACTTACTGGGAGAGTGCTGCTCGGATGATCGCTGATGTCTCCAAATCTAGCAAGATCGTTGTTGAGAAATCCACGGTTCCTGTGAGAACAGCAGAAGCTATCGAGAAGATACTGATACATAACAGCAAAGGCATTGAGTTTCAGATTCTCTCTAACCCGGAGTTTCTTGCGGAGGGTACTGCAATTAAGGATCTTTATAATCCTGACCGTGTGCTAATTGGTGGTAGGGATACTGCAGCGGGGCAAAAGGCTATTGAAGCTTTGAAAGCTGTTTATGCTCATTGGGTTCCAGTGGAACAGATCATTTGCACAAACCTCTGGTCTGCTGAGCTCTCTAAGCTTGCAGCAAATGCGTTCTTGGCTCAGAGGATATCATCTGTCAATGCCATGTCAGCTCTATGTGAGGCAACCGGTGCTGATGTCACACAAGTTGCGCATGCCGTGGGTACAGATTCTAGAATTGGTCCCAAGTTCTTGAATGCTAGTGTTGGTTTTGGTGGATCATGTTTCCAAAAGGACATCTTAAATCTTATCTATATCTGTGAGTGCAACGGCTTGCCTGAAGCAGCTAATTACTGGAAACAAGTCATAAAGGTGAACGACTATCAGAAAATCCGTTTTGCAAACCGGGTGGTTTCTTCAATGTTTAACACAGTCTCAGGCAAGAAAATCGCCATCCTCGGTTTTGCCTTCAAGAAAGACACTGGTGACACGAGAGAGACTCCAGCCATTGATGTTTGTAACAGATTAGTTGCTGACAAGGCCAAGCTGAGGATATACGACCCACAAGTCCTTGAAGAACAGATCAGAAAAGATCTTTCCATGGCTAGGTTTGACTGGGACCACGCGGTTCCTCTCCAGCAGATTAAAGCTGAAG GTATCTCAGAGCAAGTAGAAGTCGTCTCAGATGCTTACGAAGCAACAAAAGATGCGCACGGCCTTTGTGTCTTAACCGAGTGGGATGAGTTCAAATCATTGGACTTCAAGAAAATCTTTGACAATATGCAGAAACCTGCTTTTGTGTTCGATGGTAGAAACGTCGTTGATGCAGTGAAGCTGCGTGAGATCGGGTTTATCGTATACTCTATTGGTAAACCGCTTGATTCATGGCTCAAGGACATGCCTGCTGTGGCATAA
- the LOC104776627 gene encoding UDP-glucose 6-dehydrogenase 1 isoform X2, translated as MVKICCIGAGYVGGPTMAVMALKCPEIEVAVVDISEPRINAWNSDRLPIYEPGLDDVVRQCRGKNLFFSTDVEKHVFESDIVFVSVNTPTKTQGLGAGKAADLTYWESAARMIADVSKSSKIVVEKSTVPVRTAEAIEKILIHNSKGIEFQILSNPEFLAEGTAIKDLYNPDRVLIGGRDTAAGQKAIEALKAVYAHWVPVEQIICTNLWSAELSKLAANAFLAQRISSVNAMSALCEATGADVTQVAHAVGTDSRIGPKFLNASVGFGGSCFQKDILNLIYICECNGLPEAANYWKQVIKVNDYQKIRFANRVVSSMFNTVSGKKIAILGFAFKKDTGDTRETPAIDVCNRLVADKAKLRIYDPQVLEEQIRKDLSMARFDWDHAVPLQQIKAEGISEQVEVVSDAYEATKDAHGLCVLTEWDEFKSLDFKKIFDNMQKPAFVFDGRNVVDAVKLREIGFIVYSIGKPLDSWLKDMPAVA; from the exons ATGGTGAAGATATGTTGCATTGGGGCTGGCTATGTGGGTGGTCCGACCATGGCAGTGATGGCTCTTAAGTGTCCTGAGATTGAAGTAGCTGTTGTGGATATCTCTGAACCAAGGATCAATGCTTGGAACAGTGATCGGCTTCCTATTTACGAGCCAGGCTTGGACGATGTGGTGAGACAATGCAGAGGGAAAAACCTGTTTTTTAGCACAGATGTGGAGAAACATGTCTTTGAGAGTGACATTGTGTTTGTCTCAGTCAACACGCCAACCAAAACACAAGGTCTTGGCGCTGGCAAAGCTGCTGATCTTACTTACTGGGAGAGTGCTGCTCGGATGATCGCTGATGTCTCCAAATCTAGCAAGATCGTTGTTGAGAAATCCACGGTTCCTGTGAGAACAGCAGAAGCTATCGAGAAGATACTGATACATAACAGCAAAGGCATTGAGTTTCAGATTCTCTCTAACCCGGAGTTTCTTGCGGAGGGTACTGCAATTAAGGATCTTTATAATCCTGACCGTGTGCTAATTGGTGGTAGGGATACTGCAGCGGGGCAAAAGGCTATTGAAGCTTTGAAAGCTGTTTATGCTCATTGGGTTCCAGTGGAACAGATCATTTGCACAAACCTCTGGTCTGCTGAGCTCTCTAAGCTTGCAGCAAATGCGTTCTTGGCTCAGAGGATATCATCTGTCAATGCCATGTCAGCTCTATGTGAGGCAACCGGTGCTGATGTCACACAAGTTGCGCATGCCGTGGGTACAGATTCTAGAATTGGTCCCAAGTTCTTGAATGCTAGTGTTGGTTTTGGTGGATCATGTTTCCAAAAGGACATCTTAAATCTTATCTATATCTGTGAGTGCAACGGCTTGCCTGAAGCAGCTAATTACTGGAAACAAGTCATAAAGGTGAACGACTATCAGAAAATCCGTTTTGCAAACCGGGTGGTTTCTTCAATGTTTAACACAGTCTCAGGCAAGAAAATCGCCATCCTCGGTTTTGCCTTCAAGAAAGACACTGGTGACACGAGAGAGACTCCAGCCATTGATGTTTGTAACAGATTAGTTGCTGACAAGGCCAAGCTGAGGATATACGACCCACAAGTCCTTGAAGAACAGATCAGAAAAGATCTTTCCATGGCTAGGTTTGACTGGGACCACGCGGTTCCTCTCCAGCAGATTAAAGCTGAAGGTATCTCAGAGCAAGTAGAAGTCGTCTCAGATGCTTACGAAGCAACAAAAGATGCGCACGGCCTTTGTGTCTTAACCGAGTGGGATGAGTTCAAATCATTGGACTTCAAGAAAATCTTTGACAATATGCAGAAACCTGCTTTTGTGTTCGATGGTAGAAACGTCGTTGATGCAGTGAAGCTGCGTGAGATCGGGTTTATCGTATACTCTATTGGTAAACCGCTTGATTCATGGCTCAAGGAC ATGCCTGCTGTGGCATAA
- the LOC104776628 gene encoding beta-glucosidase 40, giving the protein MAPSRSIMVIPKMMMMVMMMLLMMHKTCICADISRGSFPKGFVFGTASSAFQHEGAVKADGRGPTIWDTFSHTFGKITDFSNADVAVDQYHRYEEDVQLMKNMGMDAYRFSISWSRIFPNGVGQINEAGIDHYNKLIDALLAKGIEPYVTLYHWDLPQALHDRYLGWLNPQIINDFAAYAEVCFQRFGDRVKHWLTFNEPHTFAIQGYDVGLQAPGRCTILFKLTCRSGNSSTEPYIVGHNVLLTHATVSDIYRKKYKAKQGGSLGIAFDVMWFEPESNKTEDIEAAQRAQDFQLGWFLDPFMFGDYPSSMRSRVGSRLPLFTKSQSALVKGSLDFVGINHYTTYYARNNGTNLIGTLLHDAISDSGTVTLPFKGLTAIGDRASSIWLYIVPRGMRSLMNYIKHRYGNPPVFITENGMDDSNNFLISRKDALKDAKRIKYHHDYLSNLQASIKEDGCNVKGYFVWSLLDNWEWAAGYSSRFGLYFVDYRDNLKRYPKDSVQWFTSFLNSTS; this is encoded by the exons ATGGCTCCAAGTAGATCCATCATGGTGATaccaaagatgatgatgatggtaatgatgatgttgttgatgatgcaTAAGACATGCATCTGTGCGGACATTTCCAGAGGCAGTTTTCCAAAGGGCTTTGTCTTTGGAACTGCTTCTTCTGCTTTTCAG CACGAAGGAGCAGTGAAGGCAGATGGCAGAGGTCCTACGATATGGGACACATTCTCCCACACTTTTGGTAAAATCACCGATTTTAGCAATGCTGATGTTGCAGTTGATCAGTACCATCGTTACGAG GAAGATGTACAACTTATGAAGAACATGGGGATGGATGCTTACAGATTCTCCATTTCTTGGTCCCGCATCTTTCCAA ATGGCGTGGGACAAATAAACGAAGCTGGAATCGATCACTACAACAAACTCATAGATGCTTTACTTGCTAaag GGATCGAGCCGTACGTGACTCTGTACCATTGGGACCTTCCTCAGGCACTCCATGATCGATACCTCGGTTGGCTAAACCCACAAATCAT AAATGATTTTGCAGCGTATGCAGAGGTTTGTTTCCAGAGATTTGGAGATAGAGTGAAGCACTGGCTTACATTCAACGAACCACACACATTCGCGATACAAGGCTACGACGTTGGCCTACAAGCTCCAGGCCGTTGCACCATTCTTTTTAAGCTCACTTGTCGTTCAGGAAACTCATCCACTGAACCTTACATCGTCGGTCACAATGTTCTTCTCACTCACGCCACCGTATCCGATATCTACAGGAAAAAGTATAAG GCAAAACAAGGAGGTTCCTTAGGGATAGCATTTGATGTAATGTGGTTCGAACCGGAGTCAAACAAGACAGAGGACATTGAAGCTGCGCAAAGAGCTCAAGACTTTCAACTTGGCTG GTTTTTGGATCCGTTTATGTTTGGGGATTACCCGAGTTCGATGAGAAGCAGAGTCGGAAGCAGATTACCATTGTTTACGAAATCTCAGTCTGCTTTGGTGAAGGGTTCTCTAGATTTTGTAGGGATTAATCACTACACAACGTACTACGCAAGGAACAACGGCACTAATCTCATCGGCACTCTTCTACACGACGCCATTTCTGACTCTGGAACCGTCACTCTAC CGTTCAAGGGTTTAACCGCTATTGGAGATAGG GCAAGTTCGATATGGTTGTACATAGTGCCCAGAGGGATGAGAAGCTTGATGAATTACATCAAACATAGATATGGAAATCCTCCAGTCTTTATCACTGAAAACG GAATGGACGACTcaaacaattttctaatctcaAGAAAAGACGCTCTCAAAGATGCAAAAAGAATCAAATACCATCATGATTATCTCTCAAACTTACAAGCTTCGATAAAAGAAGATGGATGCAATGTGAAAGGGTACTTTGTATGGTCGCTATTGGACAATTGGGAATGGGCAGCGGGTTACAGCTCGAGGTTTGGTCTCTACTTCGTTGATTATAGAGACAACCTCAAGAGATATCCTAAGGACTCTGTTCAATGGTTCACTTCTTTCTTGAACTCCACTTCTTag